In Bombus huntii isolate Logan2020A chromosome 9, iyBomHunt1.1, whole genome shotgun sequence, a single window of DNA contains:
- the LOC126869319 gene encoding NK-tumor recognition protein-like isoform X4, whose product METGFLNFHDEEQFSDFSLSLEQNLMEKPQDLLIHMVENDFDYMETHLDITNSTNVWKKEHEHNESVDEMSDSEISTLSKIDSIKEDFAKVLTDWQEHIGYLQTSDMDEYMDIIGLSMNGTDKKNFCTAESIIQDEQAIHSLESNLLIMKQEELGKESCLSSSQEYMTEGNTYYKIDDFMESDSKKIEIETKSSLIEPKHSKSQNKSKKNIHKYDSIGKDISANLFLKQKKKREPKCSQHNKDIQNGGQDNNKTTNQLPVLEAGDVKSLLEQFEASESTLVSTYSSAGMNTEYEPDSSMKSNEIQQCIKQPQISDLHKDIRDALPKEVIEKIKVTNNTKSKTIDGGLVQLDHDYCSMNSCIKGLDNNTYEKQSFSSDLNKSFMKNTEYSTDSNSKKDSGLESGEVSDNNEEQSGVTTVSDIQDNKPTKQLQNETKICRKETLASKGNCQQINISSNTTSCVISQNKSTSTSNAIPQMKIHSALAANILQIRQDVLNKTKSIKAGSQRTKQMVSVLKKPLNVQVPVVKTISNENIVTTTNSLHDKVQNIIVQNSVKTFIKEEEKKPPRKKLNLAEYRSRREQNRSDNSRTNSPLQPMTLVYIHHASTTTEPIKDDPKNLIWSEREIVSVLKPKLDVDEKTVRPKPLTYDIGIQTYETVFEFPPKSLIDVDERHKQRRDNNVRDKNQRSNKKLGIGSNSNRSKSRSKSKSKSRSRSRSSSNRSRSHKRSNTRHRRISHRRSSVSSSSSWSSRSHSRSRSRSSSRSRSRPRSRSRSRSHFRCRSRSDTRSSFSSESRYSRSRSRSTRSRSQSSSRYSSCSRSSSRSNFGRIKWSKRRRRRDRRHYISYDRHRQHSAGSYHSYRDWRRSPTTSYRRSYDNWYDREKQKQVEERRVIYVGRLDEAITKADLRRRFETFGPVVDISIHFREHGDNYGFVTFAYKNDAYEAVEHGNDDPTLPRYDLCFGGRRAFCKVKYADLDGMASSSLNSGHMLQNNEDNTFDLLLKEAKAKLRKRKV is encoded by the exons ATGGAGACtggatttttaaattttcacgaTGAAGAACAATTTTCAGACTTTTCATTATCTTTGGAACAG AATTTAATGGAAAAACCCCAAGACCTATTGATACATATGGTTGAAAATGATTTTGATTATATGGAAACTCATCTTGATATTACAAATTCTACTAATGTATGGAAAAAAGAACATGA ACATAATGAGAGTGTGGATGAAATGTCAGATTCAGAAATTTCTACACTTTCTAAAATTGATAGTATTAAAGAAGATTTTGCAAAAGTTCTTACAGATTGGCAAGAACACATTGGTTACTTACAG ACTTCAGACATGGATGAATACATGGATATTATAGGATTAAGCATGAATGGTacagataaaaaaaatttttgcaCTGCAGAAAGCATAATTCAGGATGAACAAGCAATACATAGTTTAGAATCTAATTTGCTTATAATGAAACAAGAGGAGTTAGGGAAAGAATCTTGTCTCTCATCTTCTCAGG agtaCATGACAGAAGgtaatacatattataaaattgatgaCTTTATGGAAAGTGATAGCAAAAAAATAGAGATAGAAACAAAATCATCATTGATAGAACCGAAACATTCAAAAAGtcaaaataagtcgaaaaagaatatacataaatatgaTAGTATAGGAAAAGATATTAGTGcaaatttgtttttaaagcaaaaaaagaaaagggaacCAAAATGCTCACAGCACAATAAAGATATACAAAATGGTGGtcaagataataataaaactacaAATCAATTACCAG TTCTGGAAGCTGGAGATGTTAAGAGTTTACTTGAACAATTTGAAGCTTCCGAAAGCACTTTAGTATCAACTTATTCATCTGCTGGAATGAATACAGAATATGAGCCAGATTCATCTATGAAATCTAATGAAATACAGCAATGTATAAAACAGCCTCAAATTTCAGACTTACATAAAGATATTAGAGATGCTTTACCCAAAGAAGTCATCGAAAAGATAAAG GTGACAAATAATACTAAGAGTAAAACCATCGATGGTGGATTAGTTCAATTGGATCATGATTATTGTAGTATGAATTCCTGTATTAAAGGTTTAGATAATAACA CATATGAAAAACAATCATTTTCATCAGATTTGAATAaaagtttcatgaaaaatacagaatattCAACTGACAGCAATTCAAAGAAGGATAGTGGTTTGGAATCAGGTGAAGTAAGTGATAATAATGAAGAGCAGTCAGGAGTTACAACAGTTAGTGATATTCAAGATAATAAACCTACAAAACAACTGcaaaatgaaacaaagatTTGTAGAAAAGAAACATTAGCAAGCAAGGGAAATTGCcaacaaattaatatttcaagcaATACTACCAGTTGTGTTATTTCACAAAATAAAAGTACATCTACAAGTAATGCAATACCTCAGATGAAAATACATTCAGCTCTAGCAGCAAACATTTTGCAGATACGACAAGATGtcttaaataaaacaaaatctATAAAAGCAGGAAGTCAAAGAACGAAACAAATGGTTTCTGTATTAAAAAAACCACTTAATGTACAAGTACCCGTTGTAAAGACTATTTCCAATGAAAATATAGTAACTACTACTAATAGTTTACATGATAAGGTGCAGAATATAATCGTCCAAAATAGCGTAAAGACATTTATaaaggaggaagaaaaaaaaccTCCTcgtaaaaaattaaatctaGCAGAATATAGAAGTAGAAGAGAACAGAATCGCAGTGATAATAGTAGAACAAATTCACCATTGCAACCTATGACATTAGTATATATCCATCATGCTTCCACCACAACTGAACCTATTAAGGATGACcctaaaaatttaatttggtCAGAAAGAGAAATTGTCTCAGTTTTAAAACCAAAATTAGATGTAGATGAGAAAACGGTTCGTCCAAAACCACTCACTTATGACATAGGAATTCAAACTTATGAAACAGTATTTGAATTTCCTCCAAAATCTTTAATAGATGTTGATGAGAGACACAAGCAACGAAG GGATAATAATGTACGGGATAAAAATCAACGATCTAATAAAAAGCTCGGAATTGGTTCCAACTCAAATCGATCTAAGTCAAGAAGTAAAAGTAAAAGCAAGAGTAGAAGCAGAAGCAGAAGTAGTAGCAATCGAAGTAGATCTCATAAACGAAGTAATACACGTCATCGAAGAATAAGTCATCGGCGTAGCTCCGTTAGCTCAAGCAGTAGTTGGTCATCGCGTTCACATTCACGTTCACGTTCACGTTCGAGTTCACGTTCGCGTTCACGTCCGCGTTCACGCTCACGTTCGCGTTCACATTTCCGTTGTCGCTCACGATCAGATACGAGGTCTTCTTTCAGTTCGGAATCAAGATATTCACGATCGCGTTCTAGATCGACTAGATCAAGATCCCAATCATCCTCTCGATATTCTAGTTGTTCCAG ATCTTCATCTCGTTCAAATTTCGGAAGAATTAAATGGtcaaaaaggagaagaagacgAGACAGGAGACACTATATAAGTTACGACAGGCATAGACAACATTCTGCAGGAAGTTATCATAGCTACAGAGATTGGAGAAG ATCACCAACAACTTCATACCGCCGATCTTATGATAATTGGTACGACCGAGAGAAACAAAAACAAGTGGAAGAGAGAAGAGTGATTTACGTTGGGCGCTTGGATGAAGCAATCACTAAAGCTGATTTACGTAGAAGATTTGAAACTTTTGGTCCTGTAGTAGATATTAGTATACATTTCCGCGAACATGG tgACAATTACGGTTTTGTAACCTTTGCTTATAAAAATGACGCATATGAAGCTGTAGAACATGGTAATGATGATCCCACTTTACCTCGATATGATTTATGTTTTGGAGGTCGTCGGGCTTTTTGCAAAGTAAAATATGCTGATCTTG ATGGCATGGCAAGCAGTTCACTTAATAGCGGGCACATGTTACAAAATAATGAAGATAACACATTTGATCTTCTATTAAAAGAAGCAAAAGCAAAATTACGTAAAAGGAAGGTTTGA
- the LOC126869319 gene encoding NK-tumor recognition protein-like isoform X5, protein MDEYMDIIGLSMNGTDKKNFCTAESIIQDEQAIHSLESNLLIMKQEELGKESCLSSSQEYMTEGNTYYKIDDFMESDSKKIEIETKSSLIEPKHSKSQNKSKKNIHKYDSIGKDISANLFLKQKKKREPKCSQHNKDIQNGGQDNNKTTNQLPVLEAGDVKSLLEQFEASESTLVSTYSSAGMNTEYEPDSSMKSNEIQQCIKQPQISDLHKDIRDALPKEVIEKIKTSARKKMISIIPAMSSNQNNGHSNGTRMQDAAASLFRNKLLKIVTNNTKSKTIDGGLVQLDHDYCSMNSCIKGLDNNSEYEKQSSDSEEVITIKNDNQDVSHYYTAYEKQSFSSDLNKSFMKNTEYSTDSNSKKDSGLESGEVSDNNEEQSGVTTVSDIQDNKPTKQLQNETKICRKETLASKGNCQQINISSNTTSCVISQNKSTSTSNAIPQMKIHSALAANILQIRQDVLNKTKSIKAGSQRTKQMVSVLKKPLNVQVPVVKTISNENIVTTTNSLHDKVQNIIVQNSVKTFIKEEEKKPPRKKLNLAEYRSRREQNRSDNSRTNSPLQPMTLVYIHHASTTTEPIKDDPKNLIWSEREIVSVLKPKLDVDEKTVRPKPLTYDIGIQTYETVFEFPPKSLIDVDERHKQRRDNNVRDKNQRSNKKLGIGSNSNRSKSRSKSKSKSRSRSRSSSNRSRSHKRSNTRHRRISHRRSSVSSSSSWSSRSHSRSRSRSSSRSRSRPRSRSRSRSHFRCRSRSDTRSSFSSESRYSRSRSRSTRSRSQSSSRYSSCSRSSSRSNFGRIKWSKRRRRRDRRHYISYDRHRQHSAGSYHSYRDWRRSPTTSYRRSYDNWYDREKQKQVEERRVIYVGRLDEAITKADLRRRFETFGPVVDISIHFREHGDNYGFVTFAYKNDAYEAVEHGNDDPTLPRYDLCFGGRRAFCKVKYADLDGMASSSLNSGHMLQNNEDNTFDLLLKEAKAKLRKRKV, encoded by the exons ATGGATGAATACATGGATATTATAGGATTAAGCATGAATGGTacagataaaaaaaatttttgcaCTGCAGAAAGCATAATTCAGGATGAACAAGCAATACATAGTTTAGAATCTAATTTGCTTATAATGAAACAAGAGGAGTTAGGGAAAGAATCTTGTCTCTCATCTTCTCAGG agtaCATGACAGAAGgtaatacatattataaaattgatgaCTTTATGGAAAGTGATAGCAAAAAAATAGAGATAGAAACAAAATCATCATTGATAGAACCGAAACATTCAAAAAGtcaaaataagtcgaaaaagaatatacataaatatgaTAGTATAGGAAAAGATATTAGTGcaaatttgtttttaaagcaaaaaaagaaaagggaacCAAAATGCTCACAGCACAATAAAGATATACAAAATGGTGGtcaagataataataaaactacaAATCAATTACCAG TTCTGGAAGCTGGAGATGTTAAGAGTTTACTTGAACAATTTGAAGCTTCCGAAAGCACTTTAGTATCAACTTATTCATCTGCTGGAATGAATACAGAATATGAGCCAGATTCATCTATGAAATCTAATGAAATACAGCAATGTATAAAACAGCCTCAAATTTCAGACTTACATAAAGATATTAGAGATGCTTTACCCAAAGAAGTCATCGAAAAGATAAAG aCATCTGCACGTAAAAAGATGATTTCAATAATACCTGCAATGTCTAGTAATCAAAATAATGGTCACAGTAATGGAACACGTATGCAAGATGCTGCTGCATCACTTTTTCGAAACAAGCTATTGAAAATA GTGACAAATAATACTAAGAGTAAAACCATCGATGGTGGATTAGTTCAATTGGATCATGATTATTGTAGTATGAATTCCTGTATTAAAGGTTTAGATAATAACAGTGAGTATGAGAAACAGTCTAGTGACAGCGAAGAAGTGATTACTATTAAGAATGACAATCAAGACGTATCTCATTATTACACAGCATATGAAAAACAATCATTTTCATCAGATTTGAATAaaagtttcatgaaaaatacagaatattCAACTGACAGCAATTCAAAGAAGGATAGTGGTTTGGAATCAGGTGAAGTAAGTGATAATAATGAAGAGCAGTCAGGAGTTACAACAGTTAGTGATATTCAAGATAATAAACCTACAAAACAACTGcaaaatgaaacaaagatTTGTAGAAAAGAAACATTAGCAAGCAAGGGAAATTGCcaacaaattaatatttcaagcaATACTACCAGTTGTGTTATTTCACAAAATAAAAGTACATCTACAAGTAATGCAATACCTCAGATGAAAATACATTCAGCTCTAGCAGCAAACATTTTGCAGATACGACAAGATGtcttaaataaaacaaaatctATAAAAGCAGGAAGTCAAAGAACGAAACAAATGGTTTCTGTATTAAAAAAACCACTTAATGTACAAGTACCCGTTGTAAAGACTATTTCCAATGAAAATATAGTAACTACTACTAATAGTTTACATGATAAGGTGCAGAATATAATCGTCCAAAATAGCGTAAAGACATTTATaaaggaggaagaaaaaaaaccTCCTcgtaaaaaattaaatctaGCAGAATATAGAAGTAGAAGAGAACAGAATCGCAGTGATAATAGTAGAACAAATTCACCATTGCAACCTATGACATTAGTATATATCCATCATGCTTCCACCACAACTGAACCTATTAAGGATGACcctaaaaatttaatttggtCAGAAAGAGAAATTGTCTCAGTTTTAAAACCAAAATTAGATGTAGATGAGAAAACGGTTCGTCCAAAACCACTCACTTATGACATAGGAATTCAAACTTATGAAACAGTATTTGAATTTCCTCCAAAATCTTTAATAGATGTTGATGAGAGACACAAGCAACGAAG GGATAATAATGTACGGGATAAAAATCAACGATCTAATAAAAAGCTCGGAATTGGTTCCAACTCAAATCGATCTAAGTCAAGAAGTAAAAGTAAAAGCAAGAGTAGAAGCAGAAGCAGAAGTAGTAGCAATCGAAGTAGATCTCATAAACGAAGTAATACACGTCATCGAAGAATAAGTCATCGGCGTAGCTCCGTTAGCTCAAGCAGTAGTTGGTCATCGCGTTCACATTCACGTTCACGTTCACGTTCGAGTTCACGTTCGCGTTCACGTCCGCGTTCACGCTCACGTTCGCGTTCACATTTCCGTTGTCGCTCACGATCAGATACGAGGTCTTCTTTCAGTTCGGAATCAAGATATTCACGATCGCGTTCTAGATCGACTAGATCAAGATCCCAATCATCCTCTCGATATTCTAGTTGTTCCAG ATCTTCATCTCGTTCAAATTTCGGAAGAATTAAATGGtcaaaaaggagaagaagacgAGACAGGAGACACTATATAAGTTACGACAGGCATAGACAACATTCTGCAGGAAGTTATCATAGCTACAGAGATTGGAGAAG ATCACCAACAACTTCATACCGCCGATCTTATGATAATTGGTACGACCGAGAGAAACAAAAACAAGTGGAAGAGAGAAGAGTGATTTACGTTGGGCGCTTGGATGAAGCAATCACTAAAGCTGATTTACGTAGAAGATTTGAAACTTTTGGTCCTGTAGTAGATATTAGTATACATTTCCGCGAACATGG tgACAATTACGGTTTTGTAACCTTTGCTTATAAAAATGACGCATATGAAGCTGTAGAACATGGTAATGATGATCCCACTTTACCTCGATATGATTTATGTTTTGGAGGTCGTCGGGCTTTTTGCAAAGTAAAATATGCTGATCTTG ATGGCATGGCAAGCAGTTCACTTAATAGCGGGCACATGTTACAAAATAATGAAGATAACACATTTGATCTTCTATTAAAAGAAGCAAAAGCAAAATTACGTAAAAGGAAGGTTTGA